A region from the Paraburkholderia youngii genome encodes:
- a CDS encoding alpha/beta fold hydrolase, with translation MTTTLVKNVVVEIDGDGQPVVCIHGLAGSSNNWTPVLPAFEGMKVIRLDLPGSSRSELASEPLSIELYVQTIAAVLGELKVSGAHIVAHSMGTIVAQHLALKHPDLVKSLALFGPLIEPPEAGRNGMKARAALCRDKGIVGVQEVADAIVKGATSVETKAQRPVTVALVRESVMRQTPEGYAQSCEALAGAQGANVDNIKVPTLLVTGDEDGVGQPAAVKAMGERIAGSKVTVLAGCGHWTTFEKPAECTAELQSFYKTAN, from the coding sequence ATGACGACGACTTTGGTCAAAAACGTGGTTGTGGAAATTGATGGTGATGGTCAACCGGTGGTGTGTATCCACGGTCTGGCAGGTTCCTCGAATAACTGGACGCCTGTGTTGCCCGCGTTCGAAGGCATGAAGGTCATCCGCCTTGACCTGCCCGGCAGTTCGCGCTCGGAACTCGCGTCGGAGCCTCTGTCCATTGAGCTGTACGTTCAGACAATTGCCGCTGTTCTTGGCGAGCTCAAGGTGTCCGGGGCGCACATCGTCGCGCACTCGATGGGCACCATCGTCGCTCAACACCTTGCTCTGAAGCATCCGGACCTGGTGAAGAGTCTGGCGTTGTTCGGTCCGTTGATTGAACCGCCAGAAGCCGGTCGCAACGGAATGAAGGCACGCGCCGCACTGTGCCGGGACAAGGGCATCGTCGGCGTGCAGGAAGTGGCGGACGCAATCGTTAAGGGTGCAACGAGCGTGGAGACCAAGGCCCAGCGCCCGGTGACGGTGGCGCTCGTACGCGAAAGCGTAATGCGCCAAACACCGGAAGGATATGCGCAGAGCTGCGAAGCGCTGGCCGGAGCGCAGGGAGCGAACGTCGACAACATCAAAGTGCCGACGCTGCTCGTGACGGGAGATGAGGACGGTGTAGGCCAGCCGGCCGCAGTCAAGGCCATGGGAGAGCGTATCGCGGGCAGCAAGGTGACGGTCCTGGCGGGCTGCGGTCACTGGACTACCTTTGAAAAGCCGGCCGAGTGCACGGCCGAACTTCAAAGCTTCTACAAGACGGCGAACTAA
- a CDS encoding M48 family metallopeptidase has protein sequence MTTNFFQQQDSARRKTFQLVVYFVLAILILIALVYGLLVALSTYDAHAPVSWWQPEMLLFAALGVGLVVGGASAFKVSQLASGGQAVALMLGGVEVPGTTTDPRQKRLLNVVEEIALAAGVPVPPVYVLDEPGINAFAAGYAPGDAVVAVSQGCLDYLTRDELQGVVAHEFSHILNGDMRLNIRLIGLIFGIMVLSIIGRGLMFTSRGRSSGRQNAQGGMVLLGLGVFVLGLVGAFFGRLIMAAVSRQREYLADASAVQFTRNPDGIGGALKKIGGLAEGSRIGNPQAAEAGHMFFANAFAGEGLAGMLATHPPLVERIRRLNPQFDGRFPEVRPVGVDREEPEGPRPSHAPPFGGAPTLPGLPQVPVPVLGLADETASRVGHIDPELISYAQGLHDGMPDVLRVAAQEPFSARALVYALLMDPGSDLRELQLTRLKAGAEPQDFVETLRLIAPVQALPDTHRLPLLDLSLPALRQMSPRQHHSFRAQVEMLMIADQRLSLFEYTLRCVLHRHLDAQFLPQRPARAGRSSVQSLAHPVATVLALLAWEGQPETDQAARAFDAGMRGYIGGEHAYRLRPREECSLAGFDAALQTLNQSVPAIKRRIVAACAACILANQQVTVREAELLRAICDTLGCPLPPLVVREAEEG, from the coding sequence GTGACCACCAATTTCTTTCAGCAGCAGGATTCGGCCCGACGCAAGACCTTTCAGCTGGTGGTCTATTTCGTCCTGGCGATCCTGATACTGATCGCCCTGGTCTACGGGCTGCTAGTGGCGCTCAGCACGTATGACGCCCACGCGCCGGTGTCCTGGTGGCAGCCGGAGATGCTCCTGTTCGCGGCGCTGGGGGTGGGCCTTGTGGTCGGCGGTGCCAGCGCATTCAAGGTGAGCCAGCTCGCTTCCGGCGGCCAGGCCGTCGCCCTGATGTTGGGCGGTGTGGAGGTGCCCGGCACGACCACCGACCCGCGGCAGAAACGGCTGCTCAACGTCGTCGAGGAGATAGCCCTCGCTGCGGGAGTGCCGGTACCCCCCGTTTATGTTCTGGATGAGCCCGGGATCAATGCCTTCGCGGCCGGCTACGCTCCGGGAGACGCCGTGGTCGCCGTCTCGCAGGGCTGCCTCGACTACCTGACCCGCGACGAGCTCCAGGGCGTGGTGGCCCACGAGTTCAGCCACATCCTCAACGGCGACATGCGACTCAACATCCGGCTAATCGGCCTGATCTTCGGGATCATGGTGTTGTCCATCATCGGCCGCGGCCTCATGTTCACTTCCAGAGGACGCTCGTCGGGAAGGCAGAATGCCCAGGGCGGCATGGTGCTGCTGGGCCTGGGCGTGTTTGTGCTGGGCCTCGTGGGAGCGTTCTTCGGTCGGCTGATCATGGCGGCGGTGTCGCGGCAGCGCGAGTACCTGGCCGACGCCAGTGCCGTCCAGTTCACGCGCAACCCCGACGGAATCGGCGGGGCGCTCAAGAAGATCGGAGGGCTGGCTGAGGGCTCACGCATCGGCAACCCCCAAGCCGCAGAGGCCGGTCACATGTTTTTCGCCAACGCCTTCGCTGGCGAGGGACTCGCCGGAATGCTAGCTACCCACCCGCCCCTCGTCGAGCGCATCCGCCGGCTCAATCCCCAGTTCGACGGCCGGTTCCCGGAGGTGCGGCCGGTAGGTGTCGATCGGGAAGAACCTGAAGGCCCCCGGCCCAGCCATGCCCCGCCGTTCGGCGGGGCTCCTACGTTACCAGGGCTTCCGCAGGTGCCGGTGCCGGTCCTGGGGCTCGCCGACGAAACAGCATCCCGGGTCGGCCACATCGATCCGGAACTGATTAGCTATGCGCAGGGGTTACACGACGGTATGCCAGACGTGCTCCGGGTCGCCGCCCAGGAGCCGTTCAGTGCTCGCGCCCTGGTCTACGCCCTCCTCATGGACCCGGGGTCGGACCTGCGGGAACTCCAGCTGACCCGGCTGAAAGCCGGCGCTGAGCCTCAGGACTTTGTCGAAACCCTGCGGCTGATCGCCCCTGTCCAGGCTTTGCCGGACACGCATCGGCTGCCCCTTCTGGACCTGAGCCTGCCAGCACTGCGGCAGATGTCGCCGCGGCAGCATCATTCATTCCGCGCACAGGTCGAGATGCTAATGATCGCCGACCAGCGGCTGAGCTTGTTCGAGTACACGCTTCGCTGTGTACTGCATCGCCATCTCGACGCCCAATTCCTCCCGCAGCGTCCGGCGCGTGCAGGGCGCAGTTCCGTGCAGAGCCTCGCGCACCCGGTGGCAACGGTATTGGCGCTACTGGCCTGGGAAGGCCAACCGGAAACCGACCAGGCCGCGCGGGCTTTCGATGCGGGCATGCGCGGTTACATCGGCGGCGAGCACGCCTACCGCTTGCGGCCTCGCGAAGAATGCTCCCTCGCCGGATTCGACGCGGCCCTGCAAACGCTCAATCAATCGGTCCCAGCCATCAAGCGCCGGATCGTCGCCGCCTGCGCGGCCTGCATCCTGGCAAACCAGCAGGTCACCGTCCGCGAAGCGGAGCTGCTCCGCGCCATCTGCGATACGCTCGGCTGCCCGCTACCGCCGCTCGTCGTGCGGGAAGCGGAAGAAGGGTAG
- a CDS encoding two-partner secretion domain-containing protein, with amino-acid sequence MSPAAGLARLQRASGTCRSSRKLSLFVAALTVLLSGQHAFAAGPLPQGGRFVGGSGSIAQNGTNLNITQTGSRGIIEWDSFSIGRRATVSINNGTGATLNRVTGNDFSTILGTLSGTGSVYLVNPHGVLIGRNGVVSTGGRFVASTLDIPNDTFLNPPAIGGSVYAGSSTANVINLGKLISSGGDVFLISANKVKNAGTIDAPNGNAELAVGHQVRLLDGTYQQVFVDVGSGGTIMNTGSVQAAIINLQAADGNIFALAGHSGALRATGTATRAGHVWLVANTETATSVINTGNVDARRAQISARNVDGSGGAVDMSGKEVEVGGADVQAKTWNITTGDFIADAPTARTLSASLSHGASINVDANGADGQRGASGKGDIAIEASVHWHGATSLTLDAAHSLTIAPNATVANHGAGSLILNADSSGFDNGGSVTNLGTINWSRSTGIVTALYDMNGSYTPGTLRSNPSWRAAPFSGLVTQITAYQLINYLADLSAVNNNLAGNYAMGNRAIDFLNPVNFGGIGTAATPFTGQFDGMGHGGISGLNISGSADTGLFGVIGKTGVVRNLDLSQSSATSSAGPVGLLAGTNYGLIVRIGAFGSVQSTGDTSSVAGGIVGENRGRVEQSFAGVSVSGAGTVGGLAGTNDGCIDQSIALGSVTGGAQATLGGLVGVNNGRINQSMSEEIVGGGVNGGAVVGGIVGSNAGVIRESYSQSTLMPDPGATTGGIAGINSGSIAPDVFWNSESSGATTGVGSGTPVADASGLTNAQLLDRASFGPTWDFSATGTWVMSSNGPALRWLAGR; translated from the coding sequence ATGAGCCCTGCTGCTGGTTTGGCGCGTCTGCAACGCGCATCTGGAACCTGTCGGTCGTCGCGAAAGCTCTCGCTGTTTGTCGCTGCACTGACAGTACTGCTCTCTGGACAACACGCCTTCGCCGCAGGGCCGCTGCCGCAAGGCGGCCGCTTCGTAGGCGGATCAGGAAGCATTGCCCAGAACGGCACGAACCTGAACATCACGCAAACAGGCTCGCGGGGCATTATCGAATGGGACAGTTTCTCGATCGGACGGCGCGCCACGGTTTCAATTAACAACGGCACTGGCGCGACACTCAACCGCGTAACGGGTAACGACTTCTCCACCATCCTCGGCACGTTGAGCGGCACCGGCAGTGTGTACCTTGTCAACCCGCATGGGGTTTTAATCGGGCGAAACGGCGTGGTCTCGACGGGCGGCCGCTTCGTCGCTTCGACGCTCGACATCCCCAACGACACATTCTTGAATCCGCCCGCGATCGGTGGGTCGGTGTACGCGGGCAGTTCCACGGCCAATGTGATCAATCTCGGCAAGCTCATCTCGTCGGGCGGGGACGTGTTCCTCATATCGGCGAACAAGGTCAAGAACGCAGGGACGATCGATGCGCCAAACGGCAATGCCGAACTTGCCGTGGGGCATCAGGTCCGTCTGTTGGACGGCACGTATCAGCAAGTTTTCGTGGATGTGGGAAGCGGCGGCACGATAATGAACACGGGCTCGGTGCAGGCGGCGATCATCAATCTGCAGGCGGCCGACGGCAACATTTTCGCGCTCGCCGGTCATTCGGGCGCGCTGCGTGCCACCGGCACGGCGACACGCGCCGGCCACGTGTGGCTGGTCGCCAACACCGAGACCGCGACGTCGGTGATCAACACTGGCAACGTGGATGCGCGCAGGGCGCAGATCAGCGCACGCAATGTGGACGGCAGCGGCGGCGCGGTCGATATGTCGGGCAAAGAGGTCGAGGTCGGCGGCGCGGACGTACAGGCGAAAACCTGGAACATTACAACTGGGGACTTCATCGCGGACGCCCCTACCGCTCGCACGCTAAGCGCAAGCCTGAGCCACGGTGCCTCGATCAACGTGGACGCGAACGGCGCTGACGGTCAACGTGGGGCGAGCGGCAAGGGAGACATCGCGATTGAGGCTAGTGTGCACTGGCACGGCGCCACCTCGCTGACGCTCGACGCGGCGCACTCGCTGACCATTGCGCCGAACGCGACCGTCGCCAATCACGGCGCAGGCTCGCTGATTCTCAATGCCGACTCGTCGGGATTCGACAACGGCGGCAGCGTGACCAACCTGGGCACGATCAACTGGTCGCGAAGCACGGGCATCGTCACGGCGCTCTACGACATGAACGGCAGCTACACGCCCGGTACATTGCGCAGCAATCCGTCCTGGCGTGCCGCGCCGTTTAGTGGCCTGGTGACCCAGATCACTGCCTATCAGCTCATTAACTACCTGGCAGACCTCAGTGCGGTAAACAACAACCTCGCCGGCAACTATGCGATGGGCAACCGGGCAATCGATTTCCTGAATCCGGTGAATTTCGGCGGCATCGGCACCGCTGCCACACCGTTCACCGGCCAGTTCGACGGTATGGGCCATGGCGGCATCTCGGGACTGAACATCTCCGGCAGCGCCGATACCGGACTTTTCGGCGTGATCGGCAAGACAGGCGTCGTGCGCAATCTTGATCTTTCACAAAGCTCAGCGACCTCCTCCGCAGGACCGGTCGGCTTGCTGGCGGGCACCAACTATGGGCTCATCGTGCGGATTGGCGCCTTCGGTAGCGTGCAATCCACGGGTGACACAAGCAGCGTGGCCGGTGGGATCGTCGGCGAAAATAGGGGCCGAGTGGAACAGTCATTCGCCGGCGTGAGCGTGAGCGGGGCTGGAACCGTGGGTGGCCTTGCCGGTACGAACGACGGTTGCATTGACCAGTCGATTGCGTTGGGTAGTGTGACGGGCGGTGCGCAAGCCACGCTCGGTGGACTCGTCGGTGTGAACAATGGCCGGATCAACCAATCCATGTCCGAGGAGATCGTAGGGGGTGGCGTGAACGGTGGCGCGGTGGTCGGCGGCATCGTGGGCAGCAATGCGGGCGTCATCCGCGAGTCCTATTCCCAATCGACGCTTATGCCTGATCCGGGTGCGACGACTGGCGGTATCGCTGGCATCAATAGCGGAAGCATCGCCCCGGACGTGTTCTGGAACAGCGAGTCTTCCGGCGCGACTACGGGGGTGGGCTCTGGAACACCGGTGGCAGATGCGAGCGGACTCACTAATGCCCAGCTACTCGACCGTGCGAGCTTCGGCCCGACCTGGGATTTCAGCGCGACCGGTACATGGGTGATGTCCTCTAACGGGCCGGCGCTGCGCTGGTTGGCCGGACGTTGA
- a CDS encoding FadR/GntR family transcriptional regulator translates to MSDVESRGSPVRAAGAKSLAAYLDEEIASGRLGEGAKLPAERLLSEQFGASRGAVRRVLQDLKERGLISQAVGSGTFVRPGAASTFPARIREQAEPRPEDQTSPAELMEARLLIEPLMPRLITRNATGADFAKMIECIERSEAAQTIEEFEHWDGQLHRVFALATHNSFFLKILELTNRVREQGEWGRLKARSLTPERRKEYEAQHREIVEALRDRDTDAAVKALTGHLVQIQHNLFG, encoded by the coding sequence ATGAGCGACGTCGAAAGTCGTGGCAGCCCGGTTCGGGCGGCCGGCGCGAAGTCCTTGGCGGCGTATCTGGACGAAGAAATCGCGTCTGGTCGGCTGGGCGAGGGGGCGAAGTTGCCCGCGGAGCGTCTTTTGAGCGAGCAGTTTGGAGCGTCGAGAGGGGCCGTCCGGCGGGTGCTTCAGGATTTGAAAGAGCGCGGATTGATTTCCCAGGCCGTCGGAAGCGGCACGTTCGTGCGGCCTGGCGCTGCTAGCACATTCCCTGCGAGAATTCGCGAGCAGGCGGAACCGCGGCCAGAGGACCAGACGAGTCCTGCTGAACTGATGGAAGCGCGACTGCTGATCGAGCCGCTGATGCCACGCCTCATCACGCGTAATGCGACGGGCGCAGATTTCGCGAAGATGATTGAATGCATCGAGCGCTCGGAGGCCGCGCAGACTATTGAGGAGTTCGAGCATTGGGATGGTCAGCTCCACCGAGTTTTCGCACTTGCAACGCATAACTCTTTTTTCCTAAAGATTCTGGAGTTGACTAATCGCGTGCGCGAGCAAGGCGAATGGGGGCGGCTTAAAGCGCGCTCGCTGACTCCAGAACGTCGCAAGGAATATGAGGCCCAGCACCGTGAAATCGTCGAAGCCCTTAGAGACCGCGATACGGATGCAGCAGTGAAGGCGCTTACTGGGCATCTTGTTCAGATTCAGCACAACCTCTTTGGCTAG
- a CDS encoding class I SAM-dependent methyltransferase has protein sequence MVAGPLHTSRLFAREWATAPWSVGAICPSSRRLAARLAREVPAGNGVVIELGGGTGAVTHALLESGVPTDRLIVVERSPTFVQHLRGRFPDVPVMHADAARLAWCLPLDLRVDAIVSCLPLRSLPHREVDEIVDQWRQVLRPGGVVILFTYDIRPDRNVVNAGGMGDFVMLSSRIIWANLPPARVVTMQL, from the coding sequence ATGGTTGCCGGCCCCCTGCACACGTCCCGGCTGTTTGCACGGGAATGGGCGACGGCGCCCTGGTCGGTCGGCGCGATCTGCCCGAGCTCACGGCGACTCGCCGCGCGCCTCGCGCGGGAGGTGCCGGCGGGCAACGGTGTGGTCATCGAACTCGGTGGCGGTACCGGCGCGGTCACGCACGCGTTGCTCGAAAGCGGCGTGCCAACCGACCGGCTGATCGTCGTAGAGCGCTCCCCTACCTTCGTGCAGCATCTGCGCGGGCGATTCCCGGATGTGCCGGTCATGCACGCCGACGCTGCCCGCCTGGCCTGGTGCCTGCCACTGGACCTGCGCGTCGACGCGATCGTGTCGTGCCTTCCCTTGCGCTCATTGCCTCATCGCGAGGTGGATGAGATTGTCGACCAGTGGCGGCAGGTCCTGCGTCCTGGTGGTGTCGTGATTCTGTTCACCTACGATATCCGGCCGGATCGAAACGTCGTGAATGCCGGTGGGATGGGCGACTTTGTGATGCTGTCGAGCCGGATCATCTGGGCTAACCTGCCGCCGGCCCGTGTCGTGACGATGCAACTATGA
- a CDS encoding phosphatase PAP2 family protein, with the protein MNTIEAFNHALFLMINGTPATPGWLVSTALVSANHLIWLVPLMLVMMWLSGDHQRRELALRACCVALLALGVNQLIGLVWQHPRPFMIGLGHTFLAHVPDSSFPSDHATLFASIALPLLFGRMCWLGGMTLVAGIIVAWARVFLGVHFPLDMIGAVAVACIAYAAIARLWQTGGTAMTDLAVTLYRALLAWPISRGWLRP; encoded by the coding sequence ATGAATACCATCGAAGCATTCAACCACGCGCTCTTCCTGATGATCAACGGCACGCCGGCAACGCCGGGATGGCTGGTCAGCACGGCGCTCGTCTCTGCAAATCATCTGATCTGGTTAGTGCCCCTCATGCTGGTGATGATGTGGCTTTCCGGGGACCACCAGCGGCGCGAGCTGGCCCTGCGTGCCTGCTGCGTCGCGCTGCTGGCGCTCGGCGTCAACCAGTTGATCGGTCTCGTCTGGCAGCACCCCCGCCCGTTCATGATCGGGCTCGGCCACACGTTCCTGGCGCATGTGCCCGATTCGTCGTTCCCAAGCGATCACGCCACCCTCTTTGCCAGCATCGCGCTGCCGCTGCTCTTCGGGCGGATGTGCTGGCTCGGTGGCATGACGCTCGTTGCGGGTATCATCGTCGCGTGGGCACGCGTGTTTCTCGGCGTGCATTTTCCGCTCGACATGATCGGGGCAGTGGCCGTCGCGTGCATCGCTTATGCGGCAATTGCGCGGCTGTGGCAAACGGGCGGCACGGCGATGACAGATCTGGCGGTCACGCTCTATCGTGCGCTGCTCGCATGGCCGATCAGCCGTGGCTGGCTGAGGCCGTGA
- a CDS encoding fumarylacetoacetate hydrolase family protein: protein MKLANLRVAGQKVVALVDSDAETFWSIDALVPGFSGDMVQLVQQYPDLKADLKPKTSGTPLSGAEVLAPIDQPRRNIFCVGKNYHEHAAEFQNSGFDSSAQNGEHAPEAPVLFTKPASAIIGPGEKIPRHTSVTSQLDYEAELGVVIGKAGRNISKANAMDHVFGYTVINDFTARDLQKLHRQWFLGKSLDGFCPMGPYVVTADEVDGQNIDVKCWVNGELRQNSNTSQLIFDIPTLIETLSAGIELQPGDVIATGTPAGVGIGFTPPRFLQKGDVVRIEIENVGVLENEVGE, encoded by the coding sequence GTGAAGCTTGCAAACTTACGAGTGGCTGGGCAAAAGGTCGTTGCCCTTGTAGATTCGGACGCGGAGACATTCTGGAGCATAGATGCACTGGTGCCTGGTTTCTCTGGTGACATGGTCCAATTGGTACAACAATATCCAGATCTAAAGGCTGACCTGAAGCCCAAGACGTCCGGCACTCCTTTGAGCGGTGCTGAAGTGCTGGCTCCGATAGACCAGCCTCGCCGCAACATCTTCTGCGTGGGCAAAAACTATCACGAGCATGCCGCGGAATTTCAGAATTCGGGCTTCGATAGCAGCGCGCAAAACGGTGAGCACGCGCCGGAAGCGCCTGTGCTCTTCACAAAGCCGGCGTCGGCCATCATAGGTCCTGGCGAAAAGATTCCTCGCCACACGAGCGTTACCAGTCAACTCGACTATGAAGCCGAACTTGGCGTCGTTATCGGTAAGGCTGGCCGCAACATCTCCAAAGCGAACGCGATGGACCATGTGTTCGGCTACACAGTGATTAACGACTTTACCGCGCGGGACCTGCAAAAGCTCCATCGTCAGTGGTTTCTCGGCAAGTCGCTGGACGGCTTCTGCCCGATGGGCCCGTACGTGGTCACTGCAGACGAAGTCGATGGGCAAAACATCGATGTCAAGTGCTGGGTCAACGGCGAACTGCGTCAGAACTCGAATACATCGCAACTGATATTCGACATTCCAACGCTTATCGAGACCCTTTCTGCTGGCATCGAATTGCAGCCGGGTGACGTCATTGCGACGGGTACTCCGGCAGGAGTCGGTATTGGGTTCACACCGCCCAGATTTCTTCAAAAGGGCGATGTGGTTCGTATCGAAATCGAAAACGTAGGTGTTCTTGAAAACGAGGTGGGTGAATGA
- a CDS encoding LemA family protein, with protein sequence MSPVIVTLLVLLGIGLLLALWLMGIYNGLVVARKRFENAFAQIDVQLKRRYDLIPNLVEAVKGYMGHERETLDAVIKARNSAMAAEQKVAANPSDPAAIKGFNQAEAQLGGILGRLFALSEAYPDLKANQNMLALQEELTSTENKVGFARQAFNDAATEYNIRREVFPAVTVAGMFGFRQATLLETAETERAAPKVSFR encoded by the coding sequence ATGAGTCCCGTCATCGTCACCCTGCTCGTGCTCCTGGGCATCGGGCTGTTGCTTGCGCTCTGGCTAATGGGCATCTACAACGGGCTGGTGGTTGCCCGGAAGCGCTTCGAGAACGCCTTCGCGCAGATCGATGTGCAGCTCAAGCGGCGCTATGACCTGATTCCGAACCTGGTCGAAGCGGTCAAGGGCTATATGGGCCACGAGAGGGAGACGCTCGACGCCGTCATCAAGGCCCGCAACAGCGCGATGGCTGCCGAGCAGAAAGTCGCCGCCAACCCCAGCGACCCGGCGGCCATTAAGGGGTTCAACCAGGCCGAGGCTCAGCTGGGCGGCATCCTGGGCCGGCTCTTTGCCCTCTCCGAGGCATACCCGGACCTCAAGGCCAACCAGAACATGCTCGCCTTGCAGGAAGAGCTGACTTCGACCGAGAACAAGGTCGGCTTCGCCCGGCAAGCGTTCAACGATGCCGCCACCGAGTACAACATCCGGCGGGAGGTGTTCCCGGCGGTTACGGTGGCCGGCATGTTCGGCTTCAGGCAGGCGACGCTATTGGAAACCGCGGAGACCGAGCGCGCAGCGCCCAAGGTGTCGTTCCGGTAA
- a CDS encoding metal-dependent hydrolase family protein, with the protein MAKILFTNVNIFDGSGTDPFRGEVLVEDDRITRVSQAEESVSREGFQIIDGKGKFLMPGMTEAHTHFSWNDQPSLSAIQFMPPEEHILWCVRVAKRYLEMGWTSAIGAATAKPRLDVVTRNAINAGEFPGPRYLAGSQEITVQGGLGDNTLSHLPFRELSFGEVVCGPEEMRKSTRMFLKYGVDHLKLNLSGEYIAGIPAEASPFSEEEIAMCTAEAKRAGKRVAAHARSAESVKQCVRHGIELVYHASFADEEALDMLEANKDKHFVAPGIGWLVSTLYHAEQWGISTEVATKMGYARELEIAADTLQKMHKRGIRILPGGDYGFAWMPHGTNARDLEHFQKYIGMTPKEILLAATKLGGEIMMQPDSIGQIAPGFYADILLIDGNPLENLKVMQDPTRILMVMKGGDIYKHCKDSEPVSASVHASPVAKATQDAGVAEALQH; encoded by the coding sequence ATGGCTAAGATCCTTTTCACCAATGTGAACATCTTCGACGGCAGCGGCACCGACCCTTTTCGGGGCGAGGTACTCGTCGAAGATGATCGAATCACGCGCGTTTCCCAAGCGGAAGAATCGGTATCGCGCGAGGGGTTCCAGATCATCGACGGCAAGGGCAAATTCCTCATGCCGGGCATGACCGAAGCGCACACGCACTTCTCGTGGAATGACCAGCCGTCGCTCAGTGCGATCCAGTTCATGCCGCCCGAAGAACATATTCTGTGGTGCGTCCGCGTGGCGAAGCGCTATCTGGAGATGGGCTGGACGTCCGCCATCGGTGCGGCAACTGCGAAGCCGCGCCTCGACGTGGTGACGCGCAATGCAATCAACGCCGGCGAATTTCCTGGCCCGCGCTATCTCGCAGGCAGCCAGGAAATTACCGTTCAGGGCGGTCTGGGCGACAACACTCTTTCGCACCTCCCATTCCGTGAGCTTAGCTTTGGCGAAGTCGTGTGCGGGCCGGAAGAGATGCGCAAATCGACACGCATGTTCCTCAAATACGGCGTTGACCATCTCAAACTCAACCTGTCTGGCGAATATATCGCGGGCATTCCTGCAGAGGCCTCACCGTTTTCCGAAGAAGAAATCGCGATGTGTACCGCGGAGGCCAAACGCGCGGGCAAGCGGGTTGCCGCGCATGCGCGCTCCGCTGAATCTGTGAAGCAGTGCGTGCGGCACGGCATTGAACTCGTCTATCACGCGAGCTTCGCGGACGAGGAAGCGCTCGACATGCTCGAGGCGAACAAGGATAAGCACTTTGTCGCCCCAGGCATTGGCTGGCTCGTGAGTACGCTTTACCACGCTGAACAGTGGGGAATTTCGACGGAAGTCGCGACGAAGATGGGCTATGCGCGCGAACTCGAAATTGCGGCTGACACGTTGCAGAAGATGCACAAGCGGGGAATCCGCATTCTGCCGGGCGGCGACTACGGCTTTGCGTGGATGCCTCACGGGACGAATGCGCGTGACCTTGAGCACTTCCAAAAGTACATCGGAATGACGCCCAAGGAAATCCTGTTGGCGGCGACCAAGCTTGGCGGCGAGATCATGATGCAACCCGACAGCATCGGCCAGATTGCGCCGGGATTTTACGCTGACATCCTCCTCATTGACGGCAATCCGCTGGAGAACCTGAAAGTCATGCAAGACCCGACCAGAATCCTGATGGTCATGAAGGGCGGTGACATCTATAAGCACTGCAAGGACAGCGAACCGGTTAGTGCGAGCGTCCATGCGTCACCGGTTGCAAAAGCGACGCAAGACGCCGGAGTGGCTGAAGCATTGCAGCACTAG
- a CDS encoding NirD/YgiW/YdeI family stress tolerance protein, which produces MKKLIVACLIATSTAEAHAVCTGPGVEATATTVQQLRDAGREDQRIALRGHIVKSIGEKYQFADSTGELPVKIDHKHWPAEEPVNQTGTIELAGKYDKEIVGASKAKVYDIKVVQ; this is translated from the coding sequence ATGAAGAAGCTCATTGTTGCCTGCCTGATCGCCACGTCCACCGCAGAGGCTCACGCGGTATGCACAGGCCCTGGTGTCGAAGCGACGGCCACGACGGTCCAACAGCTTCGCGACGCAGGCAGGGAAGACCAACGCATCGCACTGCGCGGCCATATCGTGAAATCCATCGGCGAAAAGTACCAGTTCGCCGACAGCACGGGAGAGCTGCCGGTCAAGATCGACCACAAACACTGGCCGGCCGAAGAGCCGGTGAATCAGACGGGCACCATCGAGCTGGCCGGCAAGTACGACAAGGAAATCGTCGGCGCATCAAAGGCCAAGGTCTACGACATCAAGGTGGTGCAGTAA